GCTTCTTTTCGCGCACTCACCGCTGTCTCGGCTAATATTTCTTCAATGGACAACATTGACCGCAAAATGATTGCTCTGCTGGAGGCGGAGGCCCGGCTCACCGTGACCGAGCTGGCGCAGCGCGTTGGACTCAGCGTTGCCCCCTGTCACCGCCGGCTGCGTGAGCTCGAGCGGGCCGGTGCGATCCGCGGATATCGAGCCGTCGTCGACCCCGCCGCCCTCGGACTGGGGTTCGAGGCGCTGGTGTCCGTGACAATGGACCGCGAGGACGCGAGGACGATCACCGACTTCGAGAACGCCTTGGAAAGTGTGCGGGAAATCCGGGACGCCGAGCGTCTTTTCGGTGATCCCGACTATCTGCTGCGGGTCGCGACGGCCGACATCGCGTCATACCAGCGGCTCCGGGACGAAAAGCTCGCCACCCTGCCAGGCGTACGCCGGATCACCTCCACGATCGTGATGAAACGAATCGTCGAGCACCGGCCGTATCCGACCAGCTCGTGAGGTCGGGTCTCAGGCGGCCTTGCGAGGGGTGGTGGCGGTCAGCCGGAGCAGGAACTCGGCGTTGGTCTGGGTTTTGCGCAGGCCCTCCATCAGCTGCTCGATGGCGTGCTGGCCGTCGCGGGCCTGCAGCGCGCGGCGCAGATCCTGGACGATCGCCAGCTCTTCCGGTGTGAACAGCAGCTCCTCGCGGCGCGTACTCGACGCGTTGATGTCCACCGCGGGGAAAATTCGCTTTTCGGCGATCCGGCGGTCCAGGCGCAGCTCGGAGTTGCCGGTGCTTTTCAGCTCTTCGAAGATCAGCGTGTCGGCGGCCGAGCTGTTTTCCACCAGCGCGGTGGCGACGATGGTCAGCGAGCCAC
The Fodinicola acaciae DNA segment above includes these coding regions:
- a CDS encoding Lrp/AsnC family transcriptional regulator; translation: MDNIDRKMIALLEAEARLTVTELAQRVGLSVAPCHRRLRELERAGAIRGYRAVVDPAALGLGFEALVSVTMDREDARTITDFENALESVREIRDAERLFGDPDYLLRVATADIASYQRLRDEKLATLPGVRRITSTIVMKRIVEHRPYPTSS